Proteins co-encoded in one Leishmania panamensis strain MHOM/PA/94/PSC-1 chromosome 22 sequence genomic window:
- a CDS encoding hypothetical protein (TriTrypDB/GeneDB-style sysID: LpmP.22.0370) has translation MPCPPSLRSSPLPLPHLSPTHPPLCAPFHTCTLGCVTDFTVVFFLLLLYLLCISAAPLPVFFCDPEMFFAPPAKVARTQRLTVTSSAAAPYVYKRVTEADSGLTEASPTSLDGAVVFDAANGRTIPVSSFLSGAGAHLCWMVDENTKLLRLWNVSRPGWRTAAPRLAEIPYFAAATEGLPMFVSEMGGEEESLAFCSERGAIASLDHSIEVQMIDEDDAALMASSFVCARRWVNAEAVIVTVLGTTAGVLVVDLKYDGTHTTMRFDRRDPASFRWVRGGRDNLLQHKNSGDAEGCPAMPPPYTAEEEGQQQLLNEDAQTGRPSASANVSSWLWHSLKSLVASGNGTSSDRQGGWTGPGGAASVSSVWPLSAVDRGQRGDSPLAFTHVQLRYHYPDQVVAISALGEVFLLDFSPVPPLVAGTAPRPRISIKWATSLPSSLGRSGRVVACTESQHKVCVLYYVRSSSAHPLPALWLVTLDASLGKVVNYVVLNAVADVVSSAARLPSHHVKLFSGDTHCVVLISIGAYVLRVNNQVGVRQPCSSEDTICFAHLEQAVVSLLREDGSLVTLDARGPHLTVRDALAARMVPVASSDGPRRLHDGDDSGESELKSILDAVRTDPTLSLDSAVLYASESLSSSSDSHYPRWQGSGNRGNSSGVGTGNWARRNLNTEDKNIVQRVTRQLTCQQQAHRCFLMAVLRHEEVRKQLSQATIAQMMSVQEALVSLCALRSMQNVGLQAQQSLSSDPDSVTHRVLPPLSDMLGVAPSGGCDGAYLLPRRPYRHDATQDGSNDASGAQAASRLVKSTEQIERCQQIMRRAIVAVADAIRAEQKAALGGASTGLEGSVQGLTAAEVCFADPSNLARLLCFVGVYLSEVRQTVSLPLEEKFAECYAAGCIYVVVAQSIMESREETRSVYEIPKGVLSCMWTGSSDPVRGIALCFSQACVHLSNTLADVCDVASSNINAGTDSNANAVDAAARLASAATLSSLALQRCDMLDVVTYLLYFFLTNNPHHDSRFVSSVVTNTLLREPFLNGPVGYPYGAPAASRGCVEVGLRVLRVCETLALRFDAMPILMTFALSTPIDDPASCPEQYERLQSYCQQNSLVLDAALQTLWEQRREWELLSLPAVLPGCPDARARRNSFLEAQAPHLLWLADPGRYDALTAEGQASPPYIPYGEDQLKHRSRCNAMARLAWVATGAAPSSRINDVELSESIVAGQQEFLGPDYNAVTLGAQAAVQRLLEKRDCVAAWVQAAVIASHTMQPTSEDLLVQVLRRCRAHDGESCLRSILANSVSELETDANLRQTALGQVIVACVKLQDTETLYRVCETLLTAEELTLLSSWVAYLWTASHERA, from the coding sequence ATGccctgccctccctccttaCGATCAtcgccccttcctcttccacaTCTCTCCCCCACTCACCCTCCCTTGTGCGCGCCTTTCCACACTTGCACACTCGGGTGTGTGACAGACTTCACAGTtgtgttttttcttcttctcctttacCTGCTCTGCATTTcggctgctcctcttcctgtctTCTTCTGCGATCCAGAGATGTTCTTTGCGCCACCAGCAAAGGTGGCACGGACGCAGCGGCTGACCGTGAcgagcagtgcagcagcgccctaCGTCTACAAGCGCGTGACCGAGGCAGACAGCGGACTCACGGAGGCATCACCGACTTCTCTCGATGGGGCAGTGGTCTTCGACGCCGCCAATGGACGCACGATACCCGTCTCGAGCTTTCTCTctggtgctggcgcgcacCTGTGCTGGATGGTTGACGAAAATACGAAACTTCTGCGCCTGTGGAACGTAAGCCGGCCAGGGTGgcggacggcggcgccacggcTTGCAGAGATACCGTACTTTGCAGCTGCCACGGAGGGACTGCCGATGTTTGTGAGCGAGatgggtggggaggaggagtccCTCGCCTTTTGCAGCGAGCGCGGCGCCATAGCTAGTCTGGACCACAGCATTGAGGTGCAAATGatcgacgaggacgacgctgCGTTGATGGCTTCAAGTTTTGTCTGCGCGCGGCGCTGGGTCAATGCGGAAGCGGTGATTGTGACAGTGCTGGGGACAACGGCCGGGGTGCTTGTTGTGGATCTCAAATACGATGGCACCCACACGACAATGAGGTTTGACCGGCGCGACCCGGCGTCCTTTCGCTGGGTGCGCGGGGGGCGCGACAACTTGCTCCAGCACAAGAACAGTGGTGACGCCGAAGGGTGCCCGGCCATGCCGCCCCCATACACcgccgaggaagaggggcagcagcagttgtTGAACGAAGACGCACAGACAGGGCGCCCCAGCGCTTCCGCAAACGTGTCCAGTTGGCTGTGGCATTCACTCAAGTCCTTGGTCGCCAGCGGTAATGGTACGAGCAGCGATCGTCAGGGCGGCTGGACAGGCCctggtggcgcagcaagTGTATCTTCTGTGTGGCCACTTTCGGCTGTCGACCGCGGCCAGCGTGGTGATAGCCCCCTTGCCTTTACGCATGTGCAACTACGTTACCACTACCCTGATCAGGTGGTGGCGATTAGCGCTTTGGGTGAGGTGTTTCTGTTGGACTTCAGCCCGGTGCCGCCACTGGTGGCAGGGAcagcaccgcggccgcgCATTTCAATTAAGTGGGCCACATCGCTTCCCTCATCGCtgggccgcagcggccgcgtCGTTGCCTGCACGGAGAGCCAGCACAAGGTGTGCGTGCTTTACTAcgtccgcagcagctcggcgcacccgctgccagcgctgtgGCTCGTGACGCTAGATGCCTCTCTCGGAAAGGTTGTGAACTATGTAGTGCTGAACGCCGTCGCAGACGTCGTCAGCTCCGCCGCTCGCCTGCCGTCCCACCACGTTAAGCTTTTTTCTGGCGACACCCACTGCGTGGTTCTCATTAGCATTGGGGCGTATGTGTTGCGTGTGAACAACCAGGTGGGGGTTCGACAGCCGTGCTCCAGCGAGGACACCATCTGCTTTGCCCACCTTGAGCAGGCTGTGGTCTCGCTGTTGCGAGAAGACGGTAGTCTCGTCACCCTCGATGCTCGCGGTCCACACCTTACCGTGAGAGATGCCCTGGCGGCCCGCATGGTGCCCGTGGCCAGTAGTGACGGCCCCAGACGTCTGCACGACGGCGATGACTCTGGCGAGTCGGAGCTGAAGAGCATCCTGGATGCTGTTCGCACTGACCCGACGCTTTCTCTGGACAGTGCGGTGCTTTACGCGAGCGagtcgctctcttcctcgtcggACTCGCATTACCCTCGGTGGCAGGGCAGTGGCAATagaggcaacagcagcggcgttggcACCGGCAACTGGGCACGCCGAAATCTAAACACTGAGGATAAGAACATTGTACAGCGCGTCACGCGCCAGCTCAcgtgccagcagcaggcgcatcgCTGTTTTCTCATGGCTGTCCTTCGGCACGAGGAAGTACGCAAGCAGCTCTCGCAAGCCACCATTGCGCAGATGATGTCGGTGCAAGAGGCGCTCGTATCGttgtgtgcgctgcgcagcatgcAGAATGTGGGgttgcaggcgcagcagtcTTTGAGCTCCGATCCAGATAGTGTGACGCACCGAGTTCTCCCTCCTTTGAGCGACATGCTCGGAGTAGCGCCGagtggcggctgcgacggcgcctACTTGTTACCACGCCGGCCCTATCGTCATGACGCCACTCAGGACGGCAGTAACGACGCGTCTGGCGCGCAGGCGGCGTCGCGACTGGTGAAAAGCACGGAGCAGATTGAGCGCTGCCAGCAGATTATGCGACGCGCCATTGTTGCCGTGGCGGATGCCATTCGGGCAGAGCAGAAGGCGGCACTGGGTGGTGCCTCTACCGGTCTTGAAGGCAGTGTGCAAGGGTTGACAGCCGCTGAGGTGTGCTTTGCAGACCCGTCGAACCTCGCTCGGCTGCTCTGCTTCGTTGGGGTGTACCTGTCCGAGGTGCGGCAGACCGTCTCGCTGCCTCTGGAAGAAAAGTTTGCGGAGTGCTACGCGGCGGGGTGCATCTATGTGGTGGTTGCGCAGTCGATTATGGAATCGCGTGAGGAGACGAGGAGCGTGTACGAAATTCCAAAAGGCGTCTTGTCGTGCATGTGGACCGGCTCCAGCGACCCCGTGCGCGGTATCGCCTTGTGCTTCTCACAGGCGTGTGTGCACCTTTCGAACACTCTGGCAGACGTCTGCGATGTAGCGTCGAGCAACATTAACGCCGGTACCGACAGTAACGCCAAtgccgtcgacgccgcagctCGTTTGGCGAGCGCCGCCACATTGTCCTCGCTCGCACTTCAAAGGTGCGACATGCTCGACGTGGTCACCTACCTGCTGTACTTCTTCCTGACCAACAACCCTCACCACGACAGCCGTTTTGTCTCTTCAGTTGTGACGAACACCCTCCTCCGCGAGCCATTTCTCAATGGTCCGGTTGGCTACCCGTACGGTGCCCCCGCTGCATCTCGCGGCTGCGTCGAAGTTGGTCTTCGCgttctgcgcgtgtgcgagACGTTGGCACTGCGCTTCGATGCAATGCCGATCCTCATGACCTTTGCGCTCTCCACGCCAATCGACGACCCCGCCAGTTGCCCGGAGCAGTACGAGCGACTTCAGTCCTACTGCCAGCAGAACTCCCTTGTCCTCGACGCCGCGCTTCAAACACTCtgggagcagcgccgcgagTGGGAGCTGCTCAGCCTGCCTGCCGTGCTGCCTGGTTGTCCCGACGCACGTGCTCGGCGGAACAGCTTCCTAGAAGCACAGGCACCGCACTTGCTGTGGCTCGCCGATCCAGGTCGTTATGATGCCCTCACCGCTGAGGGGCAGGCCAGTCCACCCTACATCCCGTACGGGGAGGACCAGCTCAAACACCGCAGCCGGTGCAATGCCATGGCACGCCTTGCATGGGTGGCGACAGGGGCAGCTCCATCGAGCCGCATCAACGATGTGGAGCTCTCCGAGTCAATTGTGGCAGGGCAGCAAGAGTTCCTCGGACCTGACTACAACGCTGTCACCCTCGGCGCacaggcggcggtgcagcggctctTGGAGAAGCGAGACTGTGTTGCGGCGTGGGTGCAGGCGGCCGTGATAGCCAGTCACACGATGCAGCCGACCAGCGAGGACTTGCTGGTacaggtgctgcggcgctgccgtgcccACGACGGTGAGTCATGCCTGCGGAGCATCCTTGCGAACAGTGTTAGCGAGCTGGAGACGGATGCAAACTTGCGCCAGACAGCTCTGGGTCAGGTGATAGTGGCATGCGTCAAGCTTCAGGACACTGAGACGCTGTACCGCGTGTGTGAGACGCTGCTGACAGCCGAAGAGCTCACGCTGCTTTCCTCGTGGGTGGCGTACCTTTGGACGGCGAGTCACGAACGGGCGTAG
- a CDS encoding DNA primase small subunit, putative (TriTrypDB/GeneDB-style sysID: LpmP.22.0380): protein MQAINENSLREFYAHVYPVELVTQWLSYRLNQPPLIPGTPILAVKVERSAVSGDDRGEGVGRTLCVKADPGAAATDASGAEDDKEWLDGKGAAAAEGYLARREFCFTLIGDIFTRFRSYRSAEELRAELLRCFPEKIDVGAVYNIRPNQKQGLANVFPVERELVFDIDMSDYDNVRSCCTGKSVCAYCWAWMSCAAHVLHTVLRDDFGFKYVLPVFSGRRGIHLWVCDRRARLMTNDERTALVGYLAVVAPKTLRSTIVADLANHRLVHPTIRHVLRTQIDRAFTGLFVTSSSDNPNNIQHHTKAACIVHDATLAVLKLGRRDALNRFQQHLHFQQGSVLDWSVYLRALGSEQEATDILHAVQLLLLYPRLDEHVSTRRDHLLKLPFCVHPGTSYLCCPLEWDNVDAFNPTEDAPRLQEVLLSRSLEERWTLPLVRMLKDMRSDENENFS, encoded by the coding sequence ATGCAGGCCATCAACGAAAACTCGCTGCGCGAGTTTTATGCGCACGTCTACCCCGTTGAACTAGTCACCCAATGGCTGTCATACCGGCTTAACCAGCCACCTCTTATCCCGGGCACCCCCATCCTGGCTGTCAAAGTCGAGCGGTCGGCGGTGTCTGGAGacgacagaggagagggagtgggccGGACACTGTGCGTCAAGGCCGAcccaggtgctgctgcgacagaTGCTTCTGGCGCTGAGGATGATAAGGAGTGGCTGGATGGGAagggggctgctgcagcggagggCTACCTTGCCCGCCGCGAGTTCTGCTTCACCCTCATCGGCGACATTTTCACTCGTTTCCGGAGCTACCGAAGtgccgaggagctgcgcgccgagCTGTTGCGCTGCTTCCCAGAGAAGATCGACGTTGGCGCCGTGTACAACATTCGCCCCAACCAGAAGCAGGGCCTCGCCAACGTTTTCCCAGTGGAGCGGGAGCTCGTGTTTGATATCGACATGTCAGACTATGACAACGTGCGGTCGTGCTGCACCGGCAAGAGTGTCTGTGCCTACTGCTGGGCGTGGATGTCGTGCGCGGCACATGTGCTCCACACCGTTCTGCGGGACGACTTTGGCTTCAAGTACGTACTGCCCGTCTTCTCGGGTCGACGTGGTATTCACCTGTGGGTGTGCGACAGGCGGGCCAGGCTAATGACCAACGACGAGCGAACGGCCTTGGTGGGGTACTTGGCTGTCGTGGCGCCCAAGACACTCCGCAGCACCATCGTAGCCGATCTTGCAAACCACCGCCTCGTCCACCCAACCATCCGCCACGTTCTGCGCACGCAGATTGACCGCGCCTTCACTGGGCTCTTCGTGACGTCCTCAAGCGACAACCCCAACAACATTCAGCATCACACCAAGGCGGCCTGTATCGTCCATGACGCTACCTTGGCGGTGCTGAAGCTTGGCCGCCGCGATGCCTTGAACCGgttccagcagcaccttcacTTCCAGCAAGGTAGCGTTCTCGACTGGTCAGTTTACCTGCGTGCTCTCGGCTCGGAGCAGGAGGCCACTGATATCCTGCATGCCGTgcagcttcttctcttgtATCCACGCCTGGACGAGCACGTTAGTACACGCCGTGACCACCTGCTGAAGCTGCCATTTTGCGTGCATCCCGGCACGTCCTACCTGTGCTGCCCACTCGAGTGGGATAATGTGGACGCGTTCAACCCGACAGAGGACGCGCCGAGACTACAGGAAGTGCTACTGAGTCGAAGCCTGGAGGAGCGCTGGACGCTACCGCTGGTGCGTATGCTGAAGGATATGCGTTCAGACGAGAATGAGAACTTCTCGTAA
- a CDS encoding hypothetical protein (TriTrypDB/GeneDB-style sysID: LpmP.22.0390) has product MPMLSDLTVAEQVAALPPLPQLLGIHPPEPANPQTKVTRQASDGMVSSRTGASSAMKISPPQTRSTVTRWQPSSRIPAAVSQTVKSLSTEAKLGALVSSPDVREEDQLPLTPSTPHPAECSRSMHEWRRVQQSLQLPIAYRTEEDIHLSLRLLRSLPLFAPLLDDDLLMLAETMKVMEVTGAGTVLLRKCSVDQATHLSSYAGVAAAEVTTTCAEKLPWRSLPSSSHVPQVLEEEEEEEHERSQLVWTVPAAHLFKCFREQMRRGEPPSLPSGFTEGVRTNIGSAHSPITANKANRRSMGASPLQSLTGVARLPTTRVTTAPLFSLGDDDGGEDGGEAFALVLLSGHCHLEWPRERGPMEDSTETLRWQSYELQPGDAMGYALIWAALPPAAQYVTSESSRLLLVSSKGRPAEVAVRLRRVCGRANEAVLRAQRQFLMHNLSVQLFDPDDPASRTAHTTGSGEGRTPRESRPHDHAAATVAEAAAAAAESAVPGIASLLEEAARNLIPIRVPTQTVLFREGLTPVTECAIYFILSGGLSVVRRVWSQDQKRLLGERDRLVRALTPATGVCPPMPPLPATDRMEIAQLRPGDYCGDLAYLNEDPDHVTSIDAKWTASYWQNTLAQPTAQCSPGGRCGAVPECSHSATTSTPDDGGDSSLFRRHKGTVIAQQASSLYVLLPRAADRALVGVVLQRMRDHIHRKYEGYRHVFANYDKVYKWALYKERVLCDVSKKAPMNFR; this is encoded by the coding sequence ATGCCGATGCTGAGCGACCTCACGGTGGCGGAGCAggtggctgcgctgccgccgctcccgcAACTGCTGGGTATTCATCCTCCAGAGCCCGCCAACCCGCAGACCAAGGTCACACGACAAGCATCAGACGGGATGGTCTCATCTCGCACCGGTGCTTCTTCTGCCATGAAGATCTCGCCACCCCAGACCCGCTCTACGGTCACTCGTTGGCAGCCGTCCTCACGCATACCGGCAGCCGTGTCGCAAACTGTCAAGTCGCTTTCGACTGAAGCGAAGCTTGGAGCCCTGGTGTCCTCACCTGATGTGCGCGAGGAGGATCAGCTGCCACTCACGCCGTCTACGCCGCACCCAGCTGAGTGTTCTCGGAGCATGCACGAGTGGCGCCGCGTTCAGCAGTCACTGCAGCTACCCATTGCGTATCGCACCGAGGAGGACATTCACCTttcgctgcgcctgctccgatctctccctctcttcgcacCACTGCTTGATGACGACTTACTGATGCTGGCAGAGACAATGAAAGTGATGGAGGTGACAGGCGCCGGCACTGTTCTCCTGCGGAAATGTTCTGTTGATCAGGCCACTCACTTGTCAAGTTACGccggtgttgccgctgcggaggtgaCAACAACCTGTGCTGAAAAGCTTCCATGGCGCtcactgccgtcgtcgtcgcatGTACcgcaggtgctggaggaagaggaggaggaggagcatgAGCGCTCCCAGCTAGTTTGGACGgtgcctgcagcgcaccTGTTCAAGTGCTTCAGGGAGCAAATGCGCCGCGGtgagccgccgtcgctgccgtcgggGTTTACAGAAGGCGTTCGTACCAACATCGGCTCTGCACACTCGCCCATCACGGCGAACAAGGCAAACAGGCGCAGTATGGGGGCCTCACCGCTGCAGTCTTTGACAGGGGTGGCAAGACTACCAACCACCCGCGTCACTACCGcgccgctcttttctctgggcgacgacgacggtggcgaggatggcggcgaAGCTTTCGCTTTAGTGTTGCTGAGTGGACACTGCCACCTCGAGTGGCCTCGCGAACGCGGTCCAATGGAGGACTCAACCGAGACGTTGCGGTGGCAGAGCTACGAGCTTCAACCGGGAGATGCCATGGGCTACGCTTTGATCTGGGCTGCTTTGCCGCCTGCGGCGCAGTATGTGACATCTGAGAGCAgtaggctgctgctggtgagTTCCAAGGGCCGACCtgctgaggtggcggtgcgcttGCGGCGAGTGTGCGGCCGCGCCAATGAGGCGGTGCtccgcgcgcagcggcaatTTCTCATGCACAACCTGAGCGTTCAGCTTTTCGACCCTGATGACCCCGCTTCGCGGACGGCGCACACGACCGGCAGTGGTGAAGGTCGGACACCGAGGGAATCGCGACCTCACGATCACGCAGCTGCTACAGTGGCggaggctgccgcggctgcggcagagTCTGCTGTTCCGGGTATTGCATCTCTTCtagaggaggcggcacggAACTTGATTCCTATTCGTGTTCCAACGCAGACGGTGCTGTTTCGTGAAGGCCTCACTCCAGTGACGGAGTGCGCTATCTACTTCATTCTGAGCGGCGGCCTCTCCGTGGTTCGCCGTGTCTGGTCGCAGGATCAGAAGCGGCTCTTGGGCGAGCGGGATCGgctcgtgcgtgcgttgaCGCCGGCCACTGGCGTCTGCCCACcaatgccgccgctgccggcgacgGACAGGATGGAGATAGCGCAGCTAAGACCCGGTGACTATTGTGGTGATCTCGCCTACCTCAATGAGGACCCTGACCACGTAACTTCGATTGATGCGAAGTGGACGGCATCGTACTGGCAGAACACCCTGGCCCAGCCTACTGCCCAATGTAGCCCAGGTGGAAGATGTGGCGCGGTACCTGAATGCTCGCACAGTGCCACTACTTCTACGCCTGACGATGGTGGCGACAGCTCCCTCTTCAGGCGTCACAAGGGTACCGTGATTGCTCAGCAAGCTTCCTCCCTCTATGTGCTGCTTCCGCGTGCAGCGGACAGAGCGTTGGTTGGCGTGGTGCTTCAACGCATGCGCGACCACATTCACCGCAAGTACGAGGGCTACCGACATGTGTTTGCCAACTACGATAAGGTGTACAAATGGGCCCTCTACAAGGAACGCGTGCTGTGCGACGTGTCCAAGAAGGCCCCGATGAACTTTCGTTAG